A genome region from Mycolicibacterium litorale includes the following:
- a CDS encoding CPBP family intramembrane glutamic endopeptidase, translating to MTETHQSSPTPAPCDDRTGFLQEARAVVTSVAAPAGEWPAVIRRRRIIVAIFVVIGFGLLGYSLSIPPGDTDFYWFTAGLAVWWTAGAFLSGPLHLGRICFRMRNQRPVITGTAVGLALGGAFLVAGLVAREIPLMREYAVRVLEHANVGALWLVVIITVVNGLAEELFFRGALYTSLGNRWNGWWAVLWSTAVYVVVTGVSTQNFMLAIAAIVLGTVCALERRATGGVLAPMLTHFFWGLVMVLALPPIFGV from the coding sequence ATGACCGAAACCCACCAGTCGTCACCGACGCCCGCGCCGTGCGACGATCGCACCGGCTTCCTGCAGGAGGCCCGCGCCGTCGTCACCAGCGTCGCCGCGCCTGCGGGTGAGTGGCCCGCGGTCATCCGCCGCAGGCGAATCATCGTCGCGATCTTCGTGGTGATCGGCTTCGGACTGCTCGGCTACTCGTTGTCGATTCCGCCGGGCGACACCGACTTCTACTGGTTCACCGCCGGACTCGCCGTCTGGTGGACGGCGGGCGCGTTCCTGTCCGGCCCACTTCACTTGGGCCGCATATGTTTCCGCATGCGCAACCAGAGGCCGGTGATCACCGGCACCGCCGTCGGTCTGGCGCTGGGCGGTGCGTTCCTGGTGGCCGGGCTGGTGGCCCGCGAGATCCCGCTGATGCGCGAGTACGCCGTGCGCGTACTGGAACACGCCAACGTCGGTGCGCTGTGGTTGGTCGTCATCATCACCGTGGTCAACGGGCTCGCGGAGGAGCTGTTCTTCCGCGGCGCGCTGTACACCTCGCTGGGCAACCGGTGGAACGGGTGGTGGGCGGTGCTCTGGTCGACGGCGGTCTACGTCGTGGTGACCGGCGTGAGCACGCAGAATTTCATGCTGGCGATCGCGGCGATCGTGCTCGGCACGGTGTGCGCGCTGGAACGCCGCGCCACGGGGGGAGTGCTCGCACCCATGCTCACCCACTTCTTCTGGGGTCTGGTCATGGTGCTCGCACTGCCCCCGATCTTCGGCGTCTAG
- the tet(V) gene encoding tetracycline efflux MFS transporter Tet(V), with protein MSTSSLETKPVPGTGRWRVLAPFASREYRLLMAAVSLSIFAEGMWTVVMALQVIALENDPAALSLVATCMGAGLVAFVLVGGIAADRISQRAIIIAVEAVNLLTVTTVTVLGFIGALAIWHLAVAAAILGVAAAFFFPAYSAILPRILPPEQLLAANGVEGVVRPVFQRSVGPAVAGMLVGATLPSIGAAVVAVLFGLGLLLLVATRPADAAPQPTARARVLHDLRDGFRFMLRTPWLLSTLLFASMFVLVVLGPIEVLLPFIAQQRFEDGARTYGFVLAVFGVGSALGALAVSSIRMPRRYLTVMMTMWGAGSIPLIVVGTTSSFPVMAAATFVVGVTDGAGMVIWGTLLQRRVPTEMLGRVSSLDFFVSLAFMPVSFAIVGPLSKVVSMETIFTVAGVAPVLLAAIAVTAARMPRDELAHPLR; from the coding sequence GTGAGTACCTCCAGCCTCGAGACGAAACCGGTGCCCGGCACCGGTCGATGGCGCGTACTCGCACCGTTCGCCTCCCGCGAGTACCGCCTGTTGATGGCGGCGGTCTCACTGTCGATCTTCGCCGAAGGCATGTGGACCGTCGTGATGGCCCTGCAGGTCATCGCGCTCGAGAACGACCCCGCGGCGCTGTCCCTGGTGGCCACCTGCATGGGGGCCGGGCTGGTCGCGTTCGTCCTCGTCGGCGGCATCGCCGCCGACCGGATCAGTCAGCGCGCGATCATCATCGCCGTCGAAGCGGTGAACCTGCTGACCGTCACCACGGTGACCGTTCTCGGATTCATTGGCGCGCTTGCCATCTGGCACCTCGCGGTGGCCGCGGCCATCCTGGGCGTCGCCGCGGCGTTCTTCTTCCCCGCCTACAGCGCGATCCTGCCCCGCATCCTGCCGCCCGAACAGCTCCTCGCCGCCAACGGCGTCGAGGGCGTGGTGCGGCCGGTGTTCCAGCGGTCGGTCGGCCCCGCGGTGGCAGGCATGCTGGTCGGCGCGACGCTGCCGTCGATCGGTGCGGCCGTCGTCGCCGTCCTGTTCGGCCTCGGACTGCTCCTGCTGGTCGCGACGCGCCCGGCGGACGCCGCGCCCCAGCCGACCGCCCGGGCTCGCGTCCTGCACGACCTCCGCGACGGTTTCCGCTTCATGCTCCGCACCCCGTGGCTGCTGTCGACGCTCCTGTTCGCCAGCATGTTCGTGCTCGTGGTGCTGGGCCCGATCGAGGTGCTGCTGCCGTTCATCGCCCAGCAACGTTTCGAGGACGGCGCGCGCACCTACGGGTTCGTCCTCGCGGTCTTCGGCGTGGGCAGTGCGCTCGGCGCGCTCGCCGTGTCGTCGATACGCATGCCGCGGCGCTACCTCACCGTCATGATGACGATGTGGGGGGCGGGGTCGATCCCGCTCATCGTCGTCGGGACGACATCGTCGTTCCCGGTGATGGCCGCCGCCACGTTTGTCGTCGGCGTGACCGACGGTGCGGGCATGGTCATCTGGGGCACGCTGCTGCAGCGGCGCGTGCCGACCGAGATGCTCGGCCGGGTGTCCAGCCTGGACTTCTTCGTGTCACTGGCGTTCATGCCGGTGTCGTTCGCGATCGTCGGCCCGCTGTCGAAGGTGGTGTCGATGGAGACCATCTTCACCGTTGCCGGGGTCGCCCCGGTGCTGCTCGCGGCCATCGCCGTGACAGCCGCCCGGATGCCCCGCGACGAGCTGGCGCACCCGCTGCGCTAG
- a CDS encoding type II toxin-antitoxin system HicB family antitoxin: MPSYTYRAEWSPQYGEYEARCLEFSGWLKRGPTAAQAIETLEREITDEMADRIANGLKPPPSLTDRHYSGTFVVRASPDLHGRLSAEAAEQGVSLNQWAITKLAGRLPSLDDLF; this comes from the coding sequence ATGCCCTCCTACACCTATCGCGCCGAATGGTCACCGCAGTACGGCGAATACGAAGCTCGGTGCCTGGAGTTCTCGGGCTGGCTCAAGCGCGGACCCACCGCCGCGCAGGCGATCGAGACCCTCGAGCGGGAGATCACCGATGAGATGGCCGACCGCATCGCCAACGGCCTGAAACCTCCGCCCTCCCTCACCGACAGGCACTACAGCGGCACGTTCGTCGTCCGCGCTTCCCCTGATCTGCACGGCCGGCTCTCGGCGGAGGCGGCCGAACAGGGTGTCTCACTCAACCAGTGGGCGATCACCAAACTCGCCGGCCGGCTGCCGTCACTCGACGACCTCTTCTGA
- a CDS encoding enoyl-CoA hydratase — MTTTDSETGTDTGTYVSIDDLIVALDDGVLSVTLNRPDSLNSLTADMLNGIADALEQAGGDPAVKVVRLGGAGRGFSSGAGISEEDQAKKSEIGLNAVLDAANRAVRAIVAAPVPVVAVVQGPAAGVGASLALASDVVLASEKAFFMLAFTKIGLMPDGGASALFAAAVGRIRAMRMALLAERISAAEAYDWGLVTAVHPADAFDAEVDEVLAALKSGPAVALRKTKQAINAATLTELEGALGRESEGQLALLASHDFREGTRAFQERRAASFTDH; from the coding sequence ATGACGACCACCGACTCCGAGACAGGCACCGACACCGGCACGTATGTGAGCATTGACGACCTCATCGTCGCACTCGACGACGGGGTGCTGTCGGTGACGTTGAATCGGCCCGACAGCCTGAACTCGCTGACCGCCGACATGCTCAACGGGATCGCAGACGCGCTCGAGCAGGCGGGCGGCGATCCCGCGGTGAAGGTGGTGCGGCTTGGCGGTGCGGGGCGCGGGTTCAGTTCCGGGGCGGGCATCAGCGAAGAGGATCAGGCGAAGAAGTCGGAGATCGGTCTGAACGCCGTGCTGGATGCGGCCAACCGCGCGGTGCGGGCGATCGTCGCGGCGCCCGTGCCGGTGGTGGCGGTGGTCCAGGGGCCGGCGGCGGGGGTGGGCGCTTCGCTCGCATTGGCCTCGGATGTCGTATTGGCCTCGGAGAAGGCGTTTTTCATGCTCGCCTTCACGAAGATCGGATTGATGCCCGACGGTGGTGCGTCGGCGCTGTTCGCGGCGGCGGTGGGGCGGATCCGGGCCATGCGGATGGCGCTGCTGGCGGAGCGGATCTCTGCGGCCGAGGCGTATGACTGGGGGCTGGTCACCGCGGTGCACCCCGCGGACGCGTTCGACGCGGAGGTGGACGAGGTGCTGGCTGCGCTGAAATCCGGTCCCGCAGTGGCACTTCGGAAGACGAAGCAGGCGATCAATGCGGCGACGCTGACCGAACTCGAGGGTGCGCTGGGGCGCGAGAGCGAAGGGCAGTTGGCGCTGCTGGCGTCGCACGATTTCCGCGAGGGCACCCGGGCGTTCCAGGAGCGGCGCGCGGCGTCGTTCACCGACCACTGA
- a CDS encoding CaiB/BaiF CoA transferase family protein, protein MAGPLQGLRVVELAGIGPGPHAAMILGDLGADVVRIERPGKGPGIPTKGRDQLLRNRRSVGANLKTDEGRELVLRLIAKADVLIEGFRPGVTERLGLGPEDCAKVNERLIYGRMTGWGQTGPRSQQAGHDINYISLNGVLHAVGRAGERPVPPLNLAGDFGGGSMFLLVGILSALWERERSGKGQVVDAAMVDGSSVLAQMMWAFRAMGMWSDERGINMLDTGAPYYDTYETADGRYVAVGAIEPQFYAEMLDKLGLDPAELPDQNDMSRWPELRDRLTAAFAEHDRDHWTKVFAGSDACVTPVLSFGEVESEPHNTERDTFYREGDYLFPAPAPRFSRTVPSTPHPPGVPGADTEAVLNDWV, encoded by the coding sequence ATGGCGGGACCACTGCAGGGACTGCGTGTCGTGGAATTGGCCGGTATCGGCCCCGGTCCGCACGCGGCGATGATCCTGGGAGATCTGGGTGCGGACGTCGTCCGCATCGAACGGCCCGGAAAGGGCCCGGGCATCCCGACCAAAGGCCGTGACCAGCTGCTGCGCAACCGGCGCTCGGTCGGCGCGAACCTCAAGACCGACGAAGGCCGTGAACTCGTCCTGCGGTTGATCGCCAAGGCCGACGTGCTCATCGAGGGCTTCCGCCCCGGCGTCACCGAGCGGCTCGGCCTCGGACCCGAAGACTGCGCGAAGGTCAACGAACGGCTGATCTACGGGCGCATGACCGGCTGGGGGCAGACCGGCCCGCGCAGCCAGCAGGCCGGCCACGACATCAACTACATCTCGCTCAATGGTGTGCTGCACGCCGTCGGCCGCGCCGGCGAACGCCCCGTGCCGCCGCTCAACCTCGCGGGCGACTTCGGCGGCGGATCGATGTTCCTGCTCGTCGGCATCCTGTCCGCCCTGTGGGAGCGCGAACGCTCCGGCAAGGGTCAGGTCGTCGACGCCGCGATGGTCGACGGGTCCAGCGTGCTGGCGCAGATGATGTGGGCCTTCCGCGCGATGGGCATGTGGTCCGACGAGCGCGGGATCAACATGCTCGACACCGGCGCCCCCTACTACGACACCTACGAGACCGCCGACGGCCGCTACGTCGCCGTCGGCGCGATCGAACCGCAGTTCTACGCCGAGATGCTCGACAAGCTCGGCCTCGACCCCGCCGAGCTGCCCGATCAGAACGACATGAGCCGGTGGCCCGAACTCCGTGACCGCCTCACCGCCGCGTTCGCCGAACACGACCGCGACCACTGGACGAAGGTCTTCGCCGGCAGCGACGCCTGCGTCACCCCGGTGCTGTCCTTCGGTGAGGTGGAGAGCGAACCGCACAACACCGAACGCGACACCTTCTATCGCGAAGGCGACTACCTCTTCCCGGCACCCGCACCCCGGTTCTCCCGGACGGTGCCGTCGACACCCCACCCGCCCGGCGTGCCCGGTGCGGACACCGAAGCAGTCCTCAACGACTGGGTTTGA
- a CDS encoding 3-hydroxyacyl-CoA dehydrogenase, which translates to MEIKDAVAVVTGGASGLGLATTKRLLDRGASVVVIDLKGEEAVKELGERARFAQANVTDPEQVSAALDIAESMGPVRINVNCAGIGNAIKTLSKNGAFPLDEFNKVIQVNLIGTFNVLRLSAERIAKTEPIGEERGVIINTASVAAFEGQIGQAAYSASKGGVVGMTLPIARDLSRELIRVCTIAPGLFKTPLLGSLPEEAQKSLGQQVPHPARLGDPDEYGALATHIVENPMLNGEVIRLDGAIRMAPR; encoded by the coding sequence GTGGAAATCAAAGACGCCGTCGCCGTCGTCACCGGCGGTGCTTCCGGTCTCGGGCTGGCCACCACCAAGCGGCTGCTCGACCGTGGCGCCTCCGTGGTGGTCATCGACCTCAAAGGCGAGGAAGCCGTCAAGGAACTGGGTGAGCGGGCCCGCTTCGCCCAGGCCAACGTCACCGATCCCGAGCAGGTCAGCGCCGCCCTCGACATCGCCGAATCCATGGGCCCGGTGCGCATCAACGTCAACTGCGCCGGCATCGGCAATGCGATCAAGACGCTGAGCAAGAACGGCGCCTTCCCGCTCGACGAGTTCAACAAGGTCATCCAGGTCAACCTGATCGGCACGTTCAACGTGCTGCGGCTGAGCGCCGAGCGCATCGCGAAGACCGAGCCGATCGGTGAGGAGCGCGGCGTCATCATCAACACCGCCTCCGTCGCCGCGTTCGAGGGTCAGATCGGTCAGGCGGCCTACTCGGCGTCCAAGGGCGGTGTGGTCGGCATGACGCTGCCGATCGCCCGCGACCTGTCGCGTGAGCTGATCCGCGTCTGCACCATCGCCCCCGGTCTGTTCAAGACCCCGCTGCTGGGCTCGCTGCCCGAGGAGGCGCAGAAATCGCTGGGCCAGCAGGTGCCGCACCCCGCGCGTCTGGGCGATCCCGACGAGTACGGCGCGCTGGCCACGCACATCGTCGAGAATCCGATGCTCAACGGTGAGGTGATCCGCCTGGACGGCGCGATCCGGATGGCGCCCCGATGA
- a CDS encoding NAD(P)H-dependent flavin oxidoreductase has product MSLHTKFTETFGVEHPIVQGGMQWVGRAELVAAVANSGALGFITALTQPTPADLANEIARCRDLTDKPFGVNLTILPTINPPPYDEYRQVIVDSGIKIVETAGSNPAPHLPMFHDNGIKVLHKCTSVRHAVKAQSLGVDGISIDGFECAGHPGEDDIPGLVLIPAAAAKIDIPMIASGGFADARGLVAALALGADGINMGSRFMCTAESAIHQKVKEAIVAGTELDTELIFRPLRNTARVASNTVSREVVEILNRGGQFEDVKDLVAGKRGVTVYEIGDLDAGIWSVGTSMGLINDIPTVGELVSRMVTEAEQLITERLAGLVKPATEPVPA; this is encoded by the coding sequence ATGAGTCTGCACACCAAGTTCACCGAGACGTTCGGTGTCGAGCACCCGATCGTCCAAGGCGGTATGCAGTGGGTCGGCCGCGCCGAACTGGTCGCGGCGGTCGCGAACTCCGGTGCGCTCGGGTTCATCACCGCGCTCACCCAGCCCACGCCTGCCGATCTGGCCAACGAGATCGCCCGGTGCCGGGACCTGACGGACAAACCGTTCGGGGTGAACCTGACGATCCTGCCGACGATCAACCCGCCGCCCTATGACGAGTACCGCCAGGTGATCGTCGACTCCGGCATCAAGATCGTCGAGACGGCCGGTTCCAACCCGGCGCCGCACCTGCCGATGTTCCACGACAACGGCATCAAGGTGCTGCACAAGTGCACCTCGGTGCGCCACGCGGTCAAGGCGCAGAGTCTCGGTGTCGACGGCATCAGCATCGACGGCTTCGAATGCGCCGGTCACCCGGGCGAGGACGACATCCCCGGTCTGGTGCTGATCCCGGCCGCGGCCGCGAAGATCGACATCCCGATGATCGCCTCCGGCGGATTCGCCGACGCCCGGGGCCTGGTCGCGGCGCTGGCACTCGGCGCCGACGGCATCAACATGGGTTCACGGTTCATGTGCACCGCGGAATCGGCGATCCACCAGAAGGTCAAGGAAGCGATCGTGGCGGGTACCGAACTCGACACCGAGCTCATCTTCCGGCCACTGCGCAACACCGCCCGCGTGGCGAGCAACACCGTGTCGCGTGAGGTGGTGGAGATCCTCAACCGGGGCGGTCAGTTCGAGGACGTGAAGGATCTGGTCGCCGGCAAGCGCGGCGTGACGGTCTACGAGATCGGCGATCTGGACGCCGGAATCTGGAGTGTCGGCACGTCGATGGGGCTGATCAACGACATTCCGACGGTGGGCGAGTTGGTGAGCCGGATGGTCACCGAGGCCGAGCAGCTGATCACCGAGCGGCTGGCCGGACTGGTTAAGCCCGCCACGGAGCCGGTTCCCGCCTGA
- a CDS encoding DoxX family protein, with the protein MTSTDVNPAVTTPVRTGTDIGLLVLRLGVGATMLQAGLIKAFDFTTVAGFMESGGWRAPKLAAFMVTAAETLGGIGLLLGVLTPLAAVAVIAAMIDAWAVNVSGAAFWSEPFNVPFLVAFGATALLFTGAGAYSVDARLARIRWSTRTAAVLLGIAIAAAVVTWIALNGTNPIHLTSPTG; encoded by the coding sequence ATGACCAGCACAGACGTGAACCCCGCCGTCACCACCCCGGTGCGCACCGGGACCGACATCGGCCTGCTCGTCCTGCGTCTCGGTGTCGGCGCGACGATGCTGCAGGCGGGCCTGATCAAGGCCTTCGACTTCACCACCGTCGCCGGCTTCATGGAGTCGGGCGGTTGGCGGGCCCCGAAGCTCGCGGCGTTCATGGTCACGGCGGCCGAGACGCTCGGCGGCATCGGGCTGCTGCTCGGTGTGCTCACACCGCTCGCGGCGGTCGCGGTGATCGCGGCGATGATCGACGCCTGGGCGGTCAACGTGTCGGGTGCGGCGTTCTGGTCGGAGCCGTTCAACGTGCCGTTCCTGGTGGCGTTCGGGGCGACGGCGCTGCTGTTCACCGGCGCGGGCGCGTACTCCGTCGACGCCCGGCTGGCTCGGATCCGCTGGTCGACGCGGACCGCCGCGGTGCTGCTGGGCATCGCGATCGCGGCCGCGGTGGTGACGTGGATCGCATTGAACGGGACGAACCCCATCCACCTCACGTCACCTACTGGCTAG
- a CDS encoding MMPL family transporter: MLTRIARSAIAAPKRILGVAALVAAAAALFGIPVSQTLSAGGFQDPTSESARATQTLVDEFDQGDMDLMITVTAEDGAQGPAATAVGTAIVAELEADPNVAGVTSAWTAPRGAAPALLSKDRKTGLVIAGITGGESGAQKHAKALADRLVHDRDGVTVRAGGEAMTYVEINRQTEKDLLTMELIAIPLSFVVLVWVFGGLLAAALPVAVGAFAIVGTMAVLRLLTMFTDVSIFALNLSVAMGLALAIDYTLLIVSRFRDELADGADRDRALVTTMATAGRTVLFSALTVALSMATMVLFPMYFLKSFAYAGIAVVGFAATAAIVVAPAAIALLGDRLDAYDVRRLLRRALGRPEPAPKPVEQTFWYRSTKYVQRRSVPIGVAIVALLLVLGAPFLGIKWGFPDDRVLPESSPARQVGDELRTGFAVDSATDVTVVIPDATALTPADIERYAAELSRVGDVLSVAAPGGTYVTGARVGPPSAASGLNGGSAYLTVATNAELFSDASERQLDALHAVATPAGQPVQFTGTAQINRDSSEAITSRLPLVLGVIAAISFVLLFLLTGSVVLPLKALVLNILSLTAAFGALVWIFQEGHLGALGTTPTGTLVANMPVLLFCIAFGLSMDYEVFLMSRIREFWLKSGRTRADNDRSVALGLARTGRVVTAAALLMTISFAALIAAQVSFMRMFGVGFTLAVLADATLVRMLLVPAFMHLMGRWNWWAPRPLARLHDRIGVNESGAPKDPEPVPSR; the protein is encoded by the coding sequence GTGCTGACACGAATTGCCCGGTCGGCGATCGCCGCGCCGAAACGGATCCTCGGCGTCGCGGCCCTGGTGGCGGCGGCGGCCGCGCTCTTCGGCATCCCGGTGAGCCAGACGCTGTCCGCGGGCGGTTTCCAGGACCCCACCTCGGAGTCGGCCCGCGCCACCCAGACGCTCGTCGACGAGTTCGACCAGGGCGACATGGACCTGATGATCACGGTGACCGCCGAGGACGGCGCACAGGGACCGGCGGCCACCGCGGTCGGCACCGCGATCGTCGCCGAACTCGAAGCCGACCCCAACGTCGCCGGGGTGACGTCGGCATGGACCGCGCCGCGCGGGGCGGCCCCGGCGCTGCTCAGCAAGGACCGCAAGACCGGGCTCGTCATCGCCGGCATCACCGGCGGCGAGAGCGGAGCCCAGAAGCACGCCAAGGCGCTCGCCGACCGACTGGTCCACGACCGCGACGGCGTCACCGTCCGCGCCGGCGGCGAGGCGATGACGTACGTCGAGATCAACAGGCAGACCGAGAAAGACCTGCTCACCATGGAGCTGATCGCGATCCCGCTCAGCTTCGTCGTGTTGGTGTGGGTGTTCGGCGGGCTGCTCGCGGCCGCGCTGCCGGTGGCCGTCGGGGCGTTCGCGATCGTCGGCACCATGGCGGTTCTGCGCCTGCTCACGATGTTCACCGACGTGTCGATCTTCGCGCTCAACCTGTCGGTCGCCATGGGGCTGGCACTCGCGATCGACTACACCCTGCTCATCGTCAGCCGCTTCCGCGACGAGCTGGCCGACGGCGCCGACCGCGATCGCGCGCTCGTCACCACCATGGCGACCGCGGGCCGCACCGTGCTGTTCTCGGCGCTCACCGTCGCGCTGTCGATGGCAACGATGGTGTTGTTCCCGATGTACTTCCTCAAATCGTTCGCCTACGCCGGCATCGCCGTCGTGGGGTTCGCGGCGACGGCCGCGATCGTGGTCGCGCCCGCGGCGATCGCGCTGCTCGGCGACCGGCTCGACGCGTACGACGTCCGCCGCCTCCTGCGCCGCGCACTCGGCAGGCCCGAACCCGCACCGAAACCCGTCGAGCAGACGTTCTGGTACCGCTCGACGAAGTACGTCCAGCGCCGATCCGTCCCGATCGGCGTGGCGATCGTCGCGCTGCTGCTGGTGCTCGGCGCACCGTTCCTCGGCATCAAATGGGGCTTCCCCGACGACCGCGTGCTACCGGAGTCGTCCCCGGCGCGCCAGGTGGGCGACGAGCTGCGCACCGGCTTCGCCGTCGACAGCGCTACCGACGTCACCGTCGTCATCCCCGATGCGACCGCGCTGACCCCCGCGGACATCGAACGCTATGCCGCCGAACTCTCCCGGGTCGGCGACGTGCTGAGCGTGGCCGCCCCGGGCGGCACCTACGTCACCGGCGCCCGCGTCGGCCCACCGTCGGCGGCCAGCGGGCTGAACGGGGGTAGCGCCTACCTCACCGTGGCGACCAACGCCGAACTGTTCTCCGACGCCTCCGAACGGCAACTCGACGCGCTGCACGCGGTCGCGACACCCGCCGGCCAGCCCGTCCAGTTCACCGGCACCGCGCAGATCAACCGCGACAGCTCGGAGGCCATCACCTCCCGGCTGCCGCTCGTGCTCGGCGTCATCGCGGCGATCAGCTTCGTGCTGCTGTTCCTGCTGACCGGCAGCGTGGTGCTGCCGCTGAAAGCGCTGGTGCTCAACATCCTGTCGCTGACGGCGGCGTTCGGCGCTCTGGTGTGGATCTTCCAGGAGGGCCATCTCGGGGCGCTGGGCACGACACCGACCGGAACCCTGGTCGCGAACATGCCGGTGCTGCTGTTCTGCATCGCCTTCGGCCTGTCGATGGACTACGAGGTCTTCCTGATGTCGCGGATCCGGGAGTTCTGGCTGAAGTCTGGGCGCACCCGTGCCGACAACGATCGCAGCGTCGCGCTCGGGCTGGCGCGCACCGGCCGGGTCGTGACCGCCGCGGCCCTGCTCATGACGATCTCGTTCGCCGCGCTGATCGCCGCCCAGGTGTCGTTCATGCGGATGTTCGGCGTCGGGTTCACCCTCGCCGTCCTGGCCGACGCGACGCTGGTGCGCATGCTGCTGGTGCCGGCGTTCATGCACCTGATGGGCCGGTGGAACTGGTGGGCACCGCGGCCGCTGGCCCGGCTGCACGACCGCATCGGGGTCAACGAGTCCGGAGCGCCGAAGGACCCGGAACCAGTACCCTCGCGGTAG
- a CDS encoding class I SAM-dependent methyltransferase, which yields MSTDVDNPFFARLWTALSGHETEAMRRLRKENLSGLRGRVLEVGAGTGTNFAHYPPTVTEVIAVEPERRLAAHSRDAAAHAPVPVTVTTDRVEQFSAAEPFDAIVCSLVLCSVDDVDGVVRQLFSMLRPGGELRYLEHIAGTGARAALQRFADATLWPRMLGNCHTHRNTEAAITAAGFEVDDARREWMLPAWAPLPVAEVALGRAVRPAG from the coding sequence ATGAGCACCGACGTCGACAATCCGTTCTTCGCGCGCCTGTGGACGGCTTTGTCAGGCCACGAAACCGAGGCGATGCGCAGGCTGCGCAAAGAGAACCTCTCCGGTCTGCGCGGCCGGGTGCTGGAGGTCGGCGCGGGCACCGGGACGAACTTCGCCCACTACCCGCCGACGGTCACCGAGGTGATCGCCGTCGAACCCGAGCGCCGGCTCGCCGCGCACTCCCGTGACGCCGCGGCGCACGCGCCCGTCCCGGTCACCGTCACCACCGACCGCGTCGAGCAGTTCAGCGCGGCCGAGCCGTTCGACGCCATCGTCTGCTCGCTGGTGCTGTGCTCGGTCGACGACGTCGACGGCGTTGTGCGTCAACTGTTCTCGATGTTGCGGCCCGGCGGTGAACTGCGCTATCTCGAGCACATCGCAGGCACCGGCGCGCGGGCGGCGCTGCAGCGGTTCGCCGACGCGACGCTGTGGCCCCGGATGCTCGGCAACTGCCACACCCACCGCAACACCGAAGCCGCGATCACCGCCGCCGGCTTCGAGGTCGACGACGCCCGCCGGGAATGGATGTTGCCGGCGTGGGCGCCGCTGCCGGTCGCCGAAGTGGCGCTCGGCCGCGCGGTGCGGCCGGCGGGTTAG
- a CDS encoding NAD-dependent deacylase encodes MQVTVLSGAGISAESGVPTFRDVETGLWATVDPYEISSADGWRANPEKVWAWYLWRHHMMDAVQPNDGHRAVAAWQDLAEVHVVTQNVDNLHERAGSRNVYHLHGSLFEFHCDACGSRFEGTVPDMPEPVESVDPPQCPCGGLIRPNVVWFGEALPDDAWQRSVHAVLTADVVVVVGTSSIVYPAAGLPEMALARGTTVIEVNPEPTPLSDSATVSLRETAGGALPNLLQRLPELLP; translated from the coding sequence GTGCAGGTGACGGTACTCAGCGGCGCCGGCATCTCCGCCGAGAGCGGGGTGCCGACGTTCCGGGATGTCGAGACGGGTCTGTGGGCCACGGTGGACCCCTACGAGATCTCCAGCGCCGACGGGTGGCGCGCCAACCCCGAGAAGGTGTGGGCGTGGTATCTGTGGCGCCATCACATGATGGACGCGGTGCAACCCAACGACGGGCACCGCGCCGTCGCCGCGTGGCAGGACTTGGCCGAGGTCCACGTGGTCACCCAGAACGTCGACAACCTGCACGAGCGGGCGGGCAGCAGGAACGTCTACCACCTGCACGGCAGCCTGTTCGAATTCCATTGCGATGCTTGTGGTTCACGGTTCGAGGGCACGGTGCCCGACATGCCCGAACCGGTCGAGTCGGTGGATCCCCCGCAGTGTCCGTGCGGCGGGCTGATCCGGCCGAACGTGGTGTGGTTCGGCGAGGCGCTGCCCGACGACGCCTGGCAGCGCTCGGTTCACGCGGTGCTGACCGCCGACGTGGTGGTCGTGGTGGGGACGTCGTCGATCGTCTATCCGGCGGCGGGTCTGCCCGAGATGGCGCTGGCCCGCGGGACGACGGTGATCGAGGTCAATCCGGAGCCCACGCCGCTGTCGGACAGTGCGACGGTGTCGCTGCGCGAGACGGCCGGCGGCGCGCTGCCGAACCTGCTGCAGCGGCTGCCCGAACTGCTGCCGTAG
- a CDS encoding GntR family transcriptional regulator produces MAEVGAWLSVDARASRPLFDQLRTQIIDAVRDGRLSPGTRLPTVRELAGQMGLAVNTVARAYRELETAGVLETRGRFGTFVSRVDPADTAMATAAQNFVATARALGVEKADALRYVESAFD; encoded by the coding sequence GTGGCCGAAGTGGGGGCGTGGTTGTCGGTCGATGCGAGGGCATCCCGGCCGCTGTTCGATCAGCTGCGCACCCAGATCATCGACGCCGTGCGCGACGGCAGGCTCTCACCCGGCACGCGGCTGCCGACGGTGCGTGAACTCGCCGGGCAGATGGGGCTGGCGGTCAACACCGTGGCGCGGGCGTACCGCGAACTGGAGACGGCGGGTGTGCTCGAGACCCGGGGGCGGTTCGGCACCTTCGTCTCGCGCGTGGATCCCGCCGACACGGCGATGGCGACCGCCGCGCAGAACTTCGTCGCCACCGCCAGGGCGCTCGGCGTCGAGAAGGCCGACGCCCTGCGCTACGTCGAGTCGGCGTTCGACTGA